In Alphaproteobacteria bacterium, a single genomic region encodes these proteins:
- a CDS encoding MFS transporter: protein MKKFKFNRLILSTSAGHILEYYDTTLYGFFAVLLAPMFFPAENPAIATICSFIVFAAGFAMRPFGGIVFGHLGDKYGRKVAFMLSIALVTIPTLGIGCLPSYSTIGLAAPILLILFRLLQGISVGGEYGGAAIFIREHVKKEQAGFAGSMLATLGFVGALVGTLLGRYIHKN, encoded by the coding sequence ATGAAAAAATTTAAATTTAATAGACTTATTTTGTCCACATCCGCGGGACACATCTTGGAATATTATGACACGACGCTTTATGGGTTTTTTGCCGTCCTCCTTGCGCCGATGTTTTTTCCGGCTGAAAATCCGGCCATTGCAACCATTTGTAGTTTTATTGTTTTTGCAGCCGGTTTTGCCATGCGTCCCTTTGGAGGGATTGTTTTTGGTCATTTAGGTGACAAATATGGCCGTAAGGTCGCTTTTATGCTTTCTATAGCTCTAGTTACTATTCCCACACTGGGAATAGGGTGCTTACCGTCATACTCTACCATTGGACTCGCGGCCCCTATCTTGTTGATCCTGTTTCGCCTTCTTCAGGGGATTTCTGTTGGGGGAGAGTACGGTGGAGCGGCTATCTTCATTAGAGAGCATGTTAAGAAGGAACAAGCAGGGTTTGCAGGCAGTATGCTTGCTACGCTGGGGTTTGTTGGGGCTCTTGTTGGGACACTCTTGGGAAGGTATATTCACAAGAACTGA
- a CDS encoding MFS transporter, translating into MPIISVLRKRPISILRGIGIGVNTVTPFYLAIIYMNSVLKERFLLESTEILAWNTGIIALWILLLPIAGYISDKIGKYKLMAISAAAALIVAYPAFLMAHNSTSIYTLLAFQVLVSVISSYFVGPCSAVLPELFPPEERYSGSAFSYSLGVAVLGGTAPLIVTSLVNQGIQMGPAIYLMFSSIVGFIAVYKVKSRKKEKMHSEMSYKKAA; encoded by the coding sequence TTGCCAATTATTTCTGTTCTCAGAAAGCGCCCAATCAGCATTCTTCGTGGTATCGGTATTGGCGTTAATACGGTTACCCCATTCTATCTGGCTATTATATATATGAACTCAGTTTTAAAGGAACGCTTTCTACTCGAATCGACTGAGATTTTAGCGTGGAATACTGGGATTATAGCGCTTTGGATTCTGCTGCTACCGATAGCAGGATACATTTCCGATAAAATTGGCAAATACAAGTTAATGGCCATTTCCGCAGCTGCAGCTCTGATCGTAGCCTATCCTGCATTCTTAATGGCGCATAACTCAACCTCTATTTACACACTCCTAGCATTCCAAGTGCTTGTGAGTGTTATAAGCAGTTACTTTGTGGGCCCTTGTTCCGCAGTATTACCGGAGCTTTTTCCACCTGAGGAACGCTATAGCGGCTCTGCATTCAGCTATTCACTAGGGGTTGCAGTATTAGGAGGGACGGCTCCTCTAATAGTAACTTCGCTGGTGAATCAAGGAATCCAAATGGGGCCAGCCATATATCTTATGTTTTCCAGTATTGTTGGATTTATAGCCGTTTATAAGGTTAAGAGTCGGAAAAAAGAGAAAATGCATTC